One genomic segment of Pedobacter endophyticus includes these proteins:
- a CDS encoding Dabb family protein, producing the protein MIAHHVLFWLKADTTEAQKAAFRNGLQSLEKIEVVQQFHVGTPAPIERAVVDTTYSFSLILFFENLQAHDVYQVHDIHKAFLDEFRELFEKVIIYDAN; encoded by the coding sequence ATGATAGCTCACCACGTACTATTCTGGCTAAAGGCCGATACCACCGAAGCTCAAAAAGCAGCTTTTCGCAATGGATTACAATCATTAGAGAAAATAGAAGTTGTTCAGCAATTTCATGTTGGCACCCCCGCTCCAATTGAAAGGGCTGTTGTAGATACGACTTACAGTTTTAGCCTGATCTTATTTTTCGAAAATTTACAAGCACACGATGTTTATCAGGTTCACGACATACACAAGGCTTTTCTCGACGAATTTAGAGAACTATTTGAAAAGGTAATCATTTACGACGCAAATTAA
- a CDS encoding phosphatase PAP2 family protein yields the protein MPTILNRNLLIAVLIILIVAFGSLSVFIYHHLIWKFDTQVSLVIQHYQANWLDKVMVGISFFGELPFSLISVLIVAYIFYWKKYKREALFISTTLLSGLIILGVKNIINRPRPTSFYVRLVDVYRFQSYPSGHTLSYVLFFGFLIILMFHLKGIPKTTKWIVTSISAFLIVMVAPSRIYLGAHWFTDTLGGFLLGLICLYPLCYFYFKQVKKTR from the coding sequence ATGCCGACCATATTAAACCGAAACCTCTTAATAGCTGTATTGATTATTCTTATTGTTGCGTTTGGTTCTTTAAGCGTTTTCATTTATCACCACTTGATCTGGAAATTTGACACTCAGGTTTCTCTGGTTATTCAGCACTACCAGGCCAATTGGCTGGATAAGGTGATGGTGGGAATCAGCTTTTTTGGAGAGCTGCCTTTTTCGTTGATTTCGGTGTTAATTGTGGCATACATTTTTTACTGGAAAAAATATAAGCGTGAAGCCTTGTTTATCTCCACTACCTTGCTGTCTGGCTTGATTATTCTGGGCGTTAAAAACATCATCAATCGCCCGCGACCCACTTCGTTTTACGTGCGACTGGTAGACGTTTACCGCTTTCAGAGCTATCCGAGTGGCCATACGCTTTCGTATGTGCTGTTTTTCGGCTTCCTGATTATTTTAATGTTTCATTTAAAAGGGATACCAAAAACGACGAAGTGGATTGTAACCAGCATTTCGGCCTTTTTAATTGTAATGGTGGCCCCTTCGCGAATATACCTGGGGGCGCATTGGTTTACTGATACTTTGGGCGGCTTTTTACTTGGCCTGATTTGCCTTTATCCCCTTTGCTATTTCTATTTTAAACAGGTGAAGAAAACCCGCTAA
- a CDS encoding aldose epimerase family protein translates to MKFKSLASLGVIAAIGFAACQSETKKTSSNDSAGTDSVVVVKLNADSFKREIDGKQVGLYTLKNKNNAEAIFTNYGGRLVSLLVPGKDGKMVDVVVGFKSLSDYEKSTEPYFGATIGRFGNRIAKGKFTLEGKTYSLFTNNGQNTLHGGKKGYQYVVWDATQPNDNTLQLHYLSKDGDENFPGNLDVKVTYTLTDDNELKMDYEAKTDKTTIVNLTNHAFFNLNGDGSGTILNHEVQIFADEYTPVDSSLIPTGKIEKVAGTPFDFTKPTTIGARIEDKNEQLTFGKGYDHNYVLNKTKGMGMFHAATVKGDKSGVVMDIYTQEPGLQFYSGNFMQSKNTFKSGAKDDFRTAIAMETQHFPDSPNQPAFPSTVLKPGQVYKTSSIYKFSN, encoded by the coding sequence ATGAAATTTAAATCATTAGCCAGTTTAGGCGTAATTGCAGCAATTGGCTTTGCCGCTTGCCAATCTGAAACGAAAAAGACTTCTTCCAACGATAGTGCAGGAACCGATTCTGTAGTTGTAGTAAAATTGAACGCCGATTCTTTTAAAAGAGAAATAGACGGCAAACAGGTAGGGCTTTACACCTTGAAAAATAAAAACAATGCCGAGGCAATATTTACAAACTACGGCGGTCGTTTGGTAAGTTTGCTTGTGCCAGGCAAAGACGGGAAGATGGTTGATGTTGTGGTGGGCTTTAAAAGTCTGAGCGACTATGAGAAATCTACCGAGCCTTACTTCGGCGCCACCATCGGAAGATTTGGCAATCGCATTGCGAAAGGAAAATTCACTTTAGAAGGTAAAACCTATTCGTTGTTTACAAATAATGGTCAAAACACACTCCACGGTGGTAAAAAGGGTTATCAATATGTAGTTTGGGATGCTACCCAGCCAAACGACAACACCCTCCAATTGCACTATTTATCAAAAGATGGCGACGAGAACTTTCCCGGCAATTTAGATGTTAAAGTAACCTATACGTTAACTGATGATAATGAGCTGAAGATGGATTACGAAGCCAAAACCGATAAAACCACAATCGTAAACCTAACCAATCATGCTTTCTTCAACTTAAATGGCGATGGTAGCGGAACAATTTTAAACCACGAAGTGCAGATTTTTGCTGACGAGTACACTCCGGTTGATTCGAGCCTTATTCCCACAGGAAAAATTGAGAAAGTGGCTGGCACGCCTTTCGATTTCACCAAACCAACCACAATTGGTGCCCGAATTGAAGATAAAAACGAGCAACTTACCTTTGGCAAAGGTTACGATCATAACTATGTGTTAAACAAAACTAAGGGCATGGGTATGTTTCATGCAGCTACCGTTAAGGGCGATAAATCTGGTGTTGTTATGGATATCTACACCCAGGAACCCGGTTTACAGTTTTATAGCGGAAACTTTATGCAAAGTAAAAACACATTTAAAAGCGGCGCAAAAGACGATTTCAGAACTGCAATTGCCATGGAAACACAGCATTTTCCAGATTCTCCAAATCAGCCAGCATTTCCGAGCACCGTGTTAAAACCCGGTCAGGTGTACAAAACCAGTTCGATTTATAAATTCTCCAATTAA
- a CDS encoding HAD family hydrolase, with translation MITTKAKAFLFDLNGTMINDMAFHNHAWHNILTKDLGASISFEAVKKEMYGKNQDLLERVFGAGHFSQEQIDQISIEKERRYQADYKQHLRLIDGLAAFLERAKGHGILMAIGSAAIPFNINFVLDNLNIRHYFGAIVSAEDVVNSKPDPETFTKGAAILGVSPADCIVFEDAPKGVEAAKNAGMKCIALTTMHTQEEFTVSDNVIAFIEDYNDPVLTDLF, from the coding sequence ATGATAACTACCAAAGCAAAAGCATTTTTATTTGATTTAAACGGTACAATGATTAACGACATGGCTTTTCATAACCATGCGTGGCACAATATTCTTACTAAGGATTTAGGGGCAAGCATTAGCTTCGAGGCGGTTAAAAAGGAAATGTACGGTAAGAATCAGGATTTGTTAGAACGGGTTTTCGGCGCAGGCCATTTTTCGCAGGAGCAGATCGATCAGATTTCAATCGAAAAAGAAAGAAGATATCAGGCAGATTACAAGCAACACCTGCGGTTGATTGATGGCTTAGCAGCTTTTTTGGAAAGGGCTAAAGGACATGGAATATTAATGGCAATCGGTTCTGCAGCAATTCCGTTTAACATTAACTTTGTACTGGATAATTTAAACATCAGGCATTATTTCGGCGCAATTGTTAGTGCAGAGGATGTAGTAAACAGCAAGCCCGATCCGGAAACGTTTACTAAAGGCGCTGCTATTCTTGGGGTGTCGCCTGCGGATTGTATTGTATTTGAAGATGCACCGAAAGGGGTTGAAGCGGCAAAAAACGCCGGAATGAAGTGTATTGCGCTAACCACAATGCATACTCAGGAAGAGTTTACGGTTAGCGACAATGTTATTGCCTTTATTGAAGATTATAATGATCCTGTTTTAACTGATCTGTTTTAA
- a CDS encoding cation diffusion facilitator family transporter: MARANKSIYSALAANLLIAVTKFIAGAFTNSSSMIAEGIHSTVDTSNQLLLLYGLKKSVKPPDKYRPFGYGKELYFWSFIVSIMIFGLGGVVSISQGITHMRHPETLVNPGWNYAVLALSFVFEGASLVVAIKEFDKTRKGLPWWKAIIKSKDPSGFLVLFEDGAAVLGLLIVFVLMVLSHNLNMPFLDGLASVLVGILLIFVSFILARESRSLLMGEGLTPETQQKLKVLVEADEDVIALKSLLSTYQSPKEVLLLMILTFQADLTTEDLTNAIDRLRDKIKHEYDIIKFVIIQPQSVNIPERDQSEDIYIL; this comes from the coding sequence ATGGCCAGAGCCAATAAATCCATTTACAGCGCATTAGCGGCCAACCTTTTAATTGCAGTTACTAAATTTATTGCCGGTGCCTTTACAAACAGTTCTTCGATGATTGCGGAGGGCATCCACTCTACGGTTGATACGAGTAACCAGCTTTTGTTGCTTTACGGACTCAAAAAAAGTGTTAAACCGCCGGATAAATACCGTCCTTTTGGTTATGGTAAAGAGTTGTATTTTTGGTCGTTTATCGTTTCGATAATGATTTTTGGTTTGGGTGGGGTGGTTTCCATTTCGCAGGGCATCACGCATATGCGTCATCCCGAAACCTTAGTAAACCCGGGTTGGAATTATGCTGTACTGGCATTATCGTTTGTGTTTGAGGGCGCCTCGCTTGTTGTTGCGATCAAAGAGTTCGATAAGACGAGAAAAGGCCTGCCGTGGTGGAAAGCGATTATCAAAAGCAAAGATCCATCGGGCTTCCTTGTTTTGTTCGAAGATGGTGCGGCGGTACTCGGTCTGTTAATTGTTTTCGTTTTAATGGTGCTGAGTCATAATTTAAACATGCCCTTTCTGGATGGTTTGGCCTCGGTTTTAGTGGGTATATTATTGATTTTTGTTTCGTTTATTCTTGCCAGAGAAAGCAGAAGCCTTTTAATGGGCGAAGGCCTGACGCCTGAAACTCAACAGAAACTGAAAGTATTGGTAGAGGCGGATGAAGATGTAATTGCGCTTAAGAGCTTACTATCTACCTATCAATCGCCAAAAGAGGTGCTATTGCTGATGATTTTAACGTTTCAGGCGGATTTGACAACTGAGGATTTGACGAATGCGATCGATAGACTGCGTGACAAAATAAAACACGAATACGATATCATCAAATTCGTCATCATTCAGCCGCAATCTGTTAATATTCCGGAACGTGATCAATCTGAGGATATTTACATTCTGTGA
- a CDS encoding NADP-dependent oxidoreductase produces the protein MKAIRIHEFGGPEVLSIDEIPVPVPAKDEVLIKVHATSVNPVDWKIREGLRKTKFPSNLPLTLGWDVSGVIEEVGEKVGGFRKGDEVYGRPDPTKNGAYAEYIVVKANQISIKPTTIGHTEAAAVPLAGLTAWQGLFDYGLLKEGQRVLIHAAAGGVGTYAVQFAKCKGAYVIGTASDQNIDFLKRLGADEVIDYNMESFETVVKDIDLVLDTLGGETQLKSLEVLKPGGRVITTLAPDHAAEAKAKKLHLVGFMAQSIPDQLTEIAKLIDSGKVKPIIEKVLTLEDAKKAHIDSEQGHTRGKIVLQVI, from the coding sequence ATGAAAGCAATCAGAATCCACGAATTTGGTGGCCCCGAAGTTTTATCAATCGATGAAATTCCTGTACCGGTGCCAGCTAAAGATGAAGTATTGATCAAGGTTCACGCCACAAGTGTAAATCCTGTAGACTGGAAAATAAGAGAAGGACTACGGAAAACGAAATTCCCATCAAATTTACCCCTTACGCTCGGCTGGGATGTTTCGGGCGTTATTGAGGAAGTAGGCGAAAAAGTGGGCGGCTTTAGAAAAGGCGACGAGGTTTACGGGCGGCCCGACCCAACAAAAAACGGTGCCTATGCCGAGTACATCGTGGTTAAGGCGAACCAAATTAGCATTAAGCCAACCACGATTGGCCATACCGAGGCTGCGGCTGTGCCACTAGCCGGATTAACCGCCTGGCAAGGATTATTTGATTACGGTTTGCTTAAAGAGGGGCAAAGGGTGCTTATACATGCCGCTGCAGGCGGGGTGGGTACTTACGCCGTTCAATTCGCAAAATGTAAAGGCGCTTATGTAATCGGTACAGCTTCTGATCAAAATATCGATTTTCTGAAACGCCTCGGCGCCGATGAAGTCATCGATTACAATATGGAAAGCTTTGAAACCGTGGTAAAAGATATAGATTTGGTGTTAGATACTTTGGGTGGAGAAACGCAGTTAAAATCGCTCGAGGTTTTAAAGCCCGGCGGAAGGGTGATTACCACATTAGCACCAGACCATGCTGCCGAGGCAAAGGCTAAGAAACTACACCTCGTAGGTTTTATGGCTCAATCGATACCCGATCAATTGACGGAGATTGCCAAACTGATTGATAGTGGTAAGGTAAAGCCGATTATCGAAAAAGTGTTAACCCTCGAAGATGCAAAAAAAGCACATATAGACAGCGAGCAGGGACACACCCGGGGGAAAATTGTTTTGCAGGTAATTTAA
- a CDS encoding DUF3606 domain-containing protein, which yields MDNKLKTGAADRGRININEGYEVDYWSNKFGVSKDKLKAAVQTVGTSASAVQEYLKK from the coding sequence ATGGATAATAAACTAAAAACCGGTGCTGCTGATCGCGGAAGGATCAACATCAACGAAGGGTATGAAGTAGATTATTGGTCTAATAAATTCGGTGTGAGTAAAGATAAACTGAAGGCAGCTGTGCAAACGGTGGGTACTTCTGCGTCTGCGGTGCAAGAATATCTAAAAAAATAG
- the ligD gene encoding DNA ligase D — translation MSLEKYTAKRDFTKTAEPKAGRSKDKNKLLFVIQKHDATRLHYDFRLEMDGVLKSWAVPKGPSTDPKVKRLAMMVEDHPFDYRNFEGIIPKGEYGGGTVIVWDEGTYEPIEEIKGKKAQEKHLLKQLNEGSLKIKLHGEKLNGEFALVKTHGMGENGWLLIKHKDDYASTKDITKQDKSILSGKTIETMEKTSEKVWKDGKEQKVKKKPKAAVKTDNKNEEAVGADVKLNVQDILKKAPKSAMPTGMKPMLATLVDEPFDNEDWQYEVKWDGYRALAFLNKGNAELFSRNNKSFDDKFYPIHKLLSKWKLNAVFDGEILVLNEKGISNFGALQNWRSEADGELVYYIFDLLWYEGKNLMDLPLVERQAVLNEILPTDDDRVRLGKVFKASGIDFFAAAQKMGLEGIIAKKTDSLYSPDRRSKEWLKIKVHKRQEVIIGGFTKNEDTSKSFSSLLLGVYEGKKLRYVGKVGTGFSDKVQKEMMKLFKPLIIDETPFEEIPDVNKPSRFRPNPPRAKATWLKPELVCEVAFTEVTDDGVFRHPSFQGMREDKKATDVVREKEAETDEIIEQVEKEEDKHHTAVKPPKGKEPKTLLNPKEQTQVRKIKGHELKFTNLSKVYWPEDKVTKRDMFNYYYQVAEYIMPYLKDRPQSLNRFPGGIHGPSFYQKDVKGKAPDWAKTFPYHTSDGEDKEYLVGTDEASLLWMASLGCIEMNPWFSRVQSPDNPDYCVIDLDPDKHTFDQVVEAAQETKKILDAIDVPSFCKTSGSTGMHIYIPLNAKYSYDQSQMFAKIIVSLVHQQIPEYTSLERMISARKGKMYLDFLQNRPGATIAGPYSLRPKVGATVSMPLHWDEVKPGLKMKDFNIFNAIDRLRVEGDLFKGVLGKGIDLKKAIEKAKTVFG, via the coding sequence ATGAGCCTTGAGAAATATACTGCAAAACGAGACTTCACCAAAACCGCCGAACCGAAGGCCGGACGAAGTAAGGACAAGAATAAGCTGCTTTTTGTAATTCAAAAACACGATGCAACCCGCCTGCATTACGATTTCAGGTTGGAAATGGATGGTGTTTTAAAAAGTTGGGCGGTGCCAAAAGGTCCGTCTACCGACCCTAAAGTTAAGCGCCTGGCCATGATGGTTGAAGATCATCCTTTTGATTACAGAAATTTCGAGGGAATTATCCCCAAAGGGGAGTACGGCGGTGGAACCGTAATTGTTTGGGATGAAGGAACGTACGAACCTATTGAGGAGATTAAGGGCAAAAAAGCGCAGGAAAAACACTTGCTTAAGCAACTGAACGAAGGCTCACTAAAGATTAAGCTTCACGGTGAAAAACTCAATGGCGAATTTGCATTGGTAAAAACGCATGGAATGGGCGAAAACGGCTGGCTGTTAATTAAACATAAAGACGATTATGCCTCAACTAAAGACATTACCAAGCAAGATAAATCCATTCTATCTGGCAAAACCATAGAAACGATGGAGAAAACATCAGAAAAGGTTTGGAAGGATGGTAAAGAGCAGAAAGTTAAAAAAAAACCAAAAGCCGCAGTCAAAACGGATAACAAAAACGAAGAGGCCGTTGGCGCTGATGTTAAGCTGAACGTTCAGGATATTTTGAAAAAGGCGCCCAAATCGGCCATGCCAACCGGAATGAAACCGATGTTGGCCACGCTGGTTGACGAACCTTTTGATAATGAAGACTGGCAGTATGAGGTAAAATGGGATGGCTACCGGGCGCTTGCTTTCTTAAATAAGGGCAATGCAGAGCTATTTTCGAGAAACAATAAATCGTTCGACGATAAGTTTTATCCCATCCATAAGTTGTTAAGCAAGTGGAAACTGAACGCAGTTTTCGACGGCGAAATTTTGGTGCTCAACGAAAAAGGAATCTCAAACTTTGGCGCTTTACAAAACTGGCGAAGCGAGGCCGATGGCGAGCTGGTCTATTATATTTTCGATTTGCTGTGGTACGAAGGGAAAAATTTGATGGACCTTCCGCTTGTGGAGCGACAGGCTGTTTTGAATGAAATATTGCCAACCGACGATGACCGCGTGCGCTTGGGCAAAGTCTTTAAAGCCAGTGGAATCGACTTTTTCGCGGCAGCCCAAAAAATGGGTCTCGAAGGAATAATTGCAAAAAAAACCGATAGCCTGTACTCACCCGATCGCAGATCGAAAGAATGGCTAAAAATTAAGGTACACAAGCGTCAGGAGGTTATTATTGGCGGCTTTACCAAAAATGAAGATACGTCTAAATCGTTCAGCTCCCTGTTGTTAGGCGTTTACGAAGGAAAAAAATTGCGGTATGTAGGCAAGGTTGGAACGGGTTTCTCAGATAAGGTGCAAAAGGAAATGATGAAACTTTTTAAGCCATTGATTATTGATGAAACGCCTTTTGAAGAAATTCCTGATGTCAATAAGCCATCGCGATTTAGGCCCAATCCGCCCCGGGCCAAAGCCACCTGGTTAAAACCCGAACTGGTTTGCGAAGTAGCTTTTACCGAGGTTACCGACGATGGTGTGTTCAGGCACCCTTCCTTTCAAGGCATGCGTGAGGATAAAAAAGCCACTGATGTAGTACGCGAAAAGGAAGCAGAAACCGACGAAATTATCGAGCAGGTTGAAAAGGAAGAAGATAAACACCATACTGCCGTAAAGCCCCCCAAAGGCAAAGAGCCGAAAACGCTTTTAAACCCTAAAGAACAAACGCAGGTAAGGAAGATAAAAGGGCACGAACTTAAATTTACCAACCTGAGCAAAGTGTATTGGCCTGAGGATAAGGTGACCAAACGCGATATGTTTAATTATTATTATCAGGTTGCCGAATATATAATGCCTTATTTAAAAGATCGGCCCCAGTCGTTAAACCGATTTCCCGGTGGCATTCACGGCCCGAGTTTTTACCAGAAAGATGTGAAGGGCAAAGCGCCCGATTGGGCAAAAACCTTCCCTTACCATACCAGCGATGGCGAGGATAAAGAATATTTGGTGGGTACTGATGAAGCCTCGTTGCTTTGGATGGCCAGTTTGGGCTGCATAGAAATGAATCCCTGGTTTAGCCGCGTTCAAAGCCCCGATAACCCTGACTATTGCGTTATAGACCTTGATCCCGATAAGCATACTTTCGATCAGGTTGTGGAAGCCGCACAGGAAACCAAAAAAATTCTTGATGCCATTGATGTTCCCAGTTTTTGCAAAACCTCCGGCTCAACCGGCATGCATATTTACATTCCGCTCAACGCAAAATATAGTTACGATCAAAGCCAGATGTTTGCCAAAATTATAGTCAGCCTCGTTCATCAGCAAATACCTGAATATACATCGCTCGAAAGGATGATTTCGGCACGTAAAGGAAAAATGTATCTCGATTTTCTGCAAAACAGACCCGGCGCAACTATTGCCGGGCCGTACTCTTTAAGACCTAAAGTTGGCGCTACGGTGTCTATGCCCTTACATTGGGACGAGGTGAAGCCGGGCCTAAAAATGAAAGACTTTAACATTTTTAATGCCATCGATCGGTTAAGGGTAGAGGGCGATTTATTTAAGGGTGTATTAGGCAAAGGAATTGACCTCAAAAAAGCGATAGAAAAGGCGAAAACGGTGTTTGGTTAA
- a CDS encoding lysoplasmalogenase, with product MKTKLFASIFALIFIVQLYAEAVGNIPLRNFSKPLIAVSLLVWLYSATRLRGRFHKRIFIGLVFALIGDYLLMYQSQTSGYFMFGLAAFLICHVYYIRAFVLDHKSNPHLKNSFFLWAVGALVIFCVGLFFYLQPFLGAMQFAVLMYAIIITVMAIMAVNRYGKVNILSYKLILFGALFFLLSDSVLAVNKFARPIPQSGILIMATYMIAQYLIVYGTIERKLVVTKTSV from the coding sequence ATGAAAACTAAACTATTTGCTTCCATTTTTGCGTTAATCTTCATCGTTCAATTGTATGCCGAAGCGGTGGGCAATATTCCCCTTCGTAACTTCTCCAAACCGTTAATCGCAGTTTCGCTATTGGTATGGCTTTATTCCGCAACCAGGTTAAGGGGCAGGTTTCATAAACGCATTTTCATTGGTCTTGTGTTTGCACTCATTGGCGATTATTTGCTGATGTACCAATCCCAAACCTCAGGTTATTTCATGTTCGGCCTCGCCGCATTTTTAATCTGCCATGTGTACTACATTCGTGCTTTTGTGCTCGACCATAAATCGAACCCCCACCTAAAAAATTCTTTCTTTTTATGGGCTGTAGGTGCGCTGGTTATCTTTTGCGTCGGTTTATTCTTTTACCTGCAGCCATTTCTTGGTGCCATGCAATTTGCCGTGTTAATGTATGCCATCATCATCACCGTTATGGCTATTATGGCCGTTAACCGTTACGGCAAAGTAAATATCCTCAGTTACAAGCTCATTCTGTTCGGTGCTTTGTTCTTTTTGCTTTCTGATAGTGTTTTGGCCGTTAACAAGTTTGCACGACCGATACCGCAAAGCGGCATTTTAATTATGGCCACGTACATGATTGCGCAGTATTTGATTGTTTACGGCACAATAGAAAGAAAGCTGGTGGTAACAAAAACCAGTGTTTAA
- a CDS encoding serine hydrolase domain-containing protein has product MKRIILTILISIGSLQTFAQVATSNTGFYADRLNRIDKVFQAAVDSNWIVGAVCLVMKDGKPAYYKAFGMDDAERRKPMQKDAIFRIASQTKAITSTAVMLLWEEGKFLLDDPISKYIPSFAAPKVIQTFNDTDSSYTAVPAKREVTIRDLLTHTSGLGYAQIGSAKMRAIYAKAGIEAGFLDHKGLLANSIDKLGKLPLEFNPGERFNYSLSIDVLGRLVEVASGMPLDQFLSKRIFEPLQMKDTYFHLPQSKQTRLANVYTEDRSSRKPVKWKRNTFPGSTIDYPINHNGYFAGGAGLVSTASDYANFLQLFLNKGTFNGKQLLARHTVELMTENQIGNLSLGDDKFGLGFQITTEKGSAKLGLSPGSISWSGFFGTFYWADPREHLSGLLFMQQSPLTHTELDHKFKVLVYQALK; this is encoded by the coding sequence ATGAAACGCATTATCCTAACCATTCTGATCAGTATCGGCTCGCTGCAAACCTTTGCACAAGTTGCAACAAGCAATACAGGCTTTTATGCCGACCGCCTAAACCGCATCGACAAGGTGTTTCAAGCCGCGGTAGATAGCAACTGGATTGTTGGTGCCGTTTGCCTCGTGATGAAAGATGGCAAGCCGGCTTACTATAAAGCTTTTGGTATGGACGATGCTGAGCGACGTAAACCCATGCAAAAGGATGCCATTTTCCGAATTGCCTCCCAAACCAAAGCCATTACCAGTACAGCCGTAATGCTACTGTGGGAAGAAGGAAAGTTCTTACTCGATGATCCCATTTCAAAGTACATTCCATCCTTTGCCGCCCCAAAGGTGATCCAAACATTTAATGATACCGACTCGAGCTACACCGCCGTTCCGGCCAAAAGGGAGGTAACCATCAGAGATCTTTTAACCCATACTTCAGGGCTCGGCTATGCACAGATTGGTTCGGCCAAGATGAGAGCGATTTATGCCAAAGCCGGCATTGAGGCAGGTTTTCTCGATCATAAAGGCTTACTCGCCAACTCCATCGACAAGCTCGGCAAACTGCCGCTCGAGTTTAATCCCGGCGAACGTTTCAACTACAGTTTAAGTATCGATGTTTTGGGTCGGCTGGTTGAGGTGGCCTCCGGCATGCCGCTCGATCAGTTTCTTAGCAAACGAATCTTTGAACCCCTCCAAATGAAAGATACCTACTTCCACCTTCCACAAAGCAAACAGACACGATTGGCCAATGTGTACACAGAAGACCGAAGTTCGCGAAAGCCCGTAAAATGGAAAAGAAATACCTTTCCCGGCAGTACAATTGATTACCCAATTAACCACAACGGTTACTTTGCCGGTGGGGCAGGGCTGGTTTCCACCGCGAGCGATTACGCCAATTTTTTACAACTCTTTTTAAACAAAGGTACATTTAACGGAAAGCAGCTGCTTGCCCGCCATACCGTTGAGCTGATGACAGAAAACCAGATCGGCAATTTATCGCTGGGCGATGATAAGTTCGGACTGGGATTTCAAATTACTACCGAAAAGGGGAGTGCCAAACTCGGCCTCTCGCCCGGAAGCATTTCATGGAGCGGCTTTTTTGGTACCTTTTACTGGGCCGATCCCCGCGAGCACTTATCCGGTTTGCTCTTTATGCAGCAATCGCCCTTAACCCATACCGAACTCGATCATAAATTTAAGGTACTGGTTTATCAGGCACTAAAATAG
- the mgrA gene encoding L-glyceraldehyde 3-phosphate reductase: protein MNNNISASRYATMEYRRCGRSGVKLPAISLGLWHNFGHVNDFENSKNLIYTAFNNGITHFDLANNYGPPPGSAEEVFGKILSTDFNGYRDEMIISSKAGYTMWDGPYGDWGSKKYLVSSLDQSLKRMKLDYVDIFYHHRPDPETPLEETMGALSLLVKQGKALYVGISNYGAEEAEKAIQILKQNGTPCLIHQPKYSMFERWVEDGLLDVLDNHGVGCIPFSPLAQGLLTDKYLHGIPADSRVATSGVFLKESNITPEKIEVVSKLNEVAKSRGQKLAHMALSWILKDERITTVLIGASKPEQITDSIKALGNTSFTTEEIQLIDQILK, encoded by the coding sequence ATGAACAACAATATTTCGGCGAGCCGATACGCTACTATGGAGTATCGCAGGTGTGGGAGAAGCGGTGTAAAATTACCGGCAATTTCTTTGGGTTTGTGGCATAACTTCGGTCATGTAAATGATTTCGAGAATAGCAAGAATTTAATTTATACGGCGTTCAACAACGGAATTACCCATTTCGACCTGGCAAATAATTATGGTCCGCCTCCGGGTTCGGCAGAAGAGGTTTTTGGGAAGATCCTTTCTACAGATTTCAACGGTTACCGTGATGAAATGATCATTTCGAGCAAGGCGGGTTACACGATGTGGGATGGGCCTTATGGCGATTGGGGTTCGAAGAAATATCTTGTTTCGAGCCTGGATCAGAGCTTGAAACGGATGAAACTAGACTATGTTGATATTTTCTATCATCATCGGCCCGACCCTGAAACACCGCTTGAAGAAACTATGGGTGCACTGAGTTTGTTAGTTAAGCAAGGCAAAGCGCTGTATGTTGGTATTTCGAATTACGGTGCTGAAGAGGCAGAAAAAGCAATCCAGATTTTAAAACAAAATGGAACGCCTTGTTTAATTCACCAGCCAAAATATTCGATGTTTGAACGTTGGGTGGAAGATGGTTTACTGGATGTGCTAGATAATCACGGTGTAGGTTGCATTCCATTTTCGCCACTGGCGCAAGGATTACTGACTGATAAATACCTTCACGGAATTCCGGCGGATTCTCGCGTGGCCACGAGCGGAGTGTTTTTAAAGGAAAGCAACATCACGCCAGAAAAAATTGAGGTGGTTTCGAAGCTGAATGAAGTCGCAAAATCTCGTGGACAAAAGTTAGCACACATGGCACTTTCGTGGATCTTAAAAGACGAAAGGATTACAACGGTATTAATTGGTGCGAGCAAACCAGAGCAAATTACGGATTCAATTAAAGCGCTGGGCAATACCAGTTTTACCACTGAGGAGATTCAACTGATTGACCAAATATTGAAGTAG